The Paenibacillus sp. FSL W8-0426 region TGGGGGCAATAAGCGCGCAGCGCGTTTTGATTTTCAAATATCACCCTCAAGCCAATGGTATATCCGTGGATATTTTTCCGTTTCTTCCGTGACGTTAACGCCTGCACTCAATTCCACTATGCCGGGAATCTTTCATTAATATTCATTATAAATAGCGTATGCTCAGGCAGGCAACACACATCTAACATGAAGCAATATCATCCAAGAACACGGGAGAGGATTTCGTTTATAATGGCAGAAACATCATTTGAAAGAAGGTGCAGCATGTGACTCGCGAAGTGCGAACCGTCGTATACGATCCCGATCTGCAGTTGGAAGCTTACCGCTTCGAGGGTATCATGCAGAAATTTCCGAACCATTTTCACGATTATTACGTGATCGGTTTCATCGAAGATGGCAAACGCCATCTGGTGTGCAACCAGGAAGAATATGTGTTAAACAGCGGCGATATCATTATTTTTAATCCCGGTGATCCGCATGCTTGCGAGCAGGTGGACGGTCGGACGCTCGACTATCGCTG contains the following coding sequences:
- a CDS encoding Dabb family protein, yielding MQALTSRKKRKNIHGYTIGLRVIFENQNALRAYCPHPAHQAFVSVLDGAASFVSDYPIAEQEKGSAVE